One window of Papaver somniferum cultivar HN1 chromosome 9, ASM357369v1, whole genome shotgun sequence genomic DNA carries:
- the LOC113311526 gene encoding F-box/LRR-repeat protein At2g43260-like, with translation MEKLHSDIVENILHRLPTETALQAKRVCKTWKIILRSKTDKIGLLFAVKYPGSHDEYGLYYGDPIGGKINYTWFALDNMSSGKSIPWYDYLDGMLGSCNGLVCFQRRSWTSGEPFLICNPITGEVVYVPNNTQLECFVDYYGRRVTISGFGYCHSTNEYKIVIMHEKEYRVQVYTVGGRGDWRNTETIRIHPFSDSTGVCTNGALHWLHLINIGYHCTIAAFDLVNENFKFIPLPRYEYVKHHHSLKLLGGNNLYLVHTIITMSNEHCTDIWEYKRKNTSTTNCC, from the coding sequence ATGGAGAAGCTTCACTCAGATATCGTAGAGAACATACTACATCGATTACCGACTGAGACAGCTTTACAAGCAAAACGGGTATGCAAAACATGGAAGATAATCCTCCGTAGTAAGACTGATAAGATAGGTTTGCTTTTCGCTGTGAAATACCCTGGATCCCATGACGAATATGGACTTTATTATGGTGATCCTATTGGTgggaagatcaactacacttggTTTGCGCTTGATAATATGAGCAGTGGTAAATCTATTCCGTGGTATGATTACTTGGATGGCATGCTTGGGTCATGCAATGGTTTGGTTTGCTTCCAAAGACGTAGTTGGACTTCCGGAGAACCTTTCTTAATTTGCAATCCCATCACTGGAGAAGTTGTGTACGTTCCTAATAATACACAACTAGAGTGTTTCGTGGATTATTATGGGCGACGGGTTACCATAAGTGGGTTTGGTTATTGTCATTCAACCAACGAGTACAAGATTGTTATAATGCACGAAAAAGAGTATAGGGTCCAAGTTTATACTGTAGGTGGTCGTGGTGACTGGAGAAACACAGAAACTATTCGTATTCATCCCTTCAGTGATTCAACTGGTGTCTGCACcaatggagctcttcattggctACACCTCATTAATATTGGCTACCACTGTACGATTGCAGCCTTCGATTTGGTAAATGAAAATTTCAAGTTCATCCCTTTACCACGTTATGAATACGTTAAACATCACCATAGCCTCAAGTTGCTGGGAGGGAATAATCTGTATTTGGTGCATACAATCATTACAATGTCTAATGAACATTGCACCGATATTTGGGAATATAAGAGGAAGAATACTAGCACCACTAACTGTTGTTAG